A stretch of the SAR86 cluster bacterium genome encodes the following:
- a CDS encoding NADP-dependent oxidoreductase → MKNKQVIINSLPEGKLTESNYRLVESEIPEISSDQVLVKTISFAITAGTRAGLQGSASYAGAPTTGIVMNCTGIGEIVKSNSEEYPIGKNVLTQTGWQEYSAQNIQSLTLLRDTVAPSLYLGPLGINGLTAYFGLLEIGQPQEGETVMISAAAGSVGHMVGQIAKIKGCSVIGVCGSDDKCEKLINDLGFDAAVNYKDANFRQNLKEATPNGVDVYFDNTGGMILGSALFRLNSGGRIACCGVVSQYDTSTPEPGPRGIPGLLVNKSIRMQGFLVFDFADKYEEATNDLIGWIDSGQLKVLTDELEGLEKAPQGFVDLLAGGNIGTRIVNI, encoded by the coding sequence ATGAAAAATAAACAAGTAATTATCAATAGTCTTCCTGAAGGTAAATTAACTGAGAGTAATTACAGGCTAGTTGAGTCTGAAATACCCGAAATTTCTTCTGATCAGGTTTTAGTTAAAACAATATCTTTTGCGATAACTGCTGGCACTCGTGCAGGTCTCCAAGGTAGCGCTAGTTATGCAGGAGCCCCTACTACAGGAATTGTTATGAACTGCACAGGCATTGGAGAAATTGTAAAGAGTAATTCAGAAGAATATCCAATCGGTAAAAATGTACTTACTCAAACAGGTTGGCAAGAGTATTCGGCCCAAAATATTCAGTCTTTGACTCTTCTTAGAGATACTGTCGCACCTTCTTTATATTTGGGCCCTTTAGGTATTAATGGGTTGACTGCATACTTCGGTCTTCTTGAAATCGGACAGCCACAAGAAGGGGAGACTGTTATGATCTCAGCAGCTGCAGGATCTGTTGGACATATGGTGGGACAAATTGCCAAGATCAAAGGCTGCAGTGTCATTGGAGTTTGTGGAAGTGACGATAAATGTGAAAAACTTATTAATGATTTAGGTTTTGATGCTGCTGTAAATTATAAAGACGCTAATTTCAGACAAAATTTAAAGGAAGCAACTCCTAATGGAGTAGATGTTTATTTTGATAATACTGGTGGCATGATTTTAGGTTCGGCATTATTTAGATTAAATTCGGGTGGCAGAATAGCTTGCTGTGGAGTTGTTTCGCAATATGACACTAGTACACCAGAACCGGGGCCAAGAGGGATACCGGGGTTACTGGTAAATAAAAGTATCAGAATGCAAGGATTTCTCGTATTCGATTTTGCAGATAAATATGAAGAAGCCACGAATGATTTAATTGGATGGATTGATTCGGGTCAACTCAAAGTACTTACTGATGAGCTAGAAGGATTGGAAAAGGCCCCGCAAGGTTTTGTAGATTTATTAGCAGGTGGGAATATCGGCACTAGGATAGTTAATATTTAA
- a CDS encoding acetolactate synthase large subunit, which translates to MNSADALLKTLIANGLEVVFANPGTSEMHLVAAIDHHPEIRPVLCLFEGVVSGAADGYARMSGKAAANLLHLGPGLGNAFANIHNAKKARTPMLNIVGDHATYHLKYDAPLTSDLDGLAKASSDWVGRSKSPDDLSDLGAKAWQVAHKYPGQIATMLVPADSAWGETEKLCKELVSEGPLDIDNSLLTDAYNVLSSEKNTMLFIGGDCLDEESVTLAGKIATKTGCRLATDTFVIRHRRGTGLTKVEPIPYFAEMAEEHLRGVESIVFIGTKPPVSFFAYPGKKSYLSPENAELIELATPYQDGKSALYQLSEMLKTDKIDKSLIPDGIIDAPSNGELNASNLGPLFASLLPEDAVVCDEAATSGFFVTPHAWNSKPLDWLALTGGSIGQGLPLATGAAIAVPERPVICLHGDGGAMYTVQSLWTQAREGLNITNIIFSNKAYAILQVELERVGALETGDRAKSMFSLDNPEINWVSLSKSMGVPANRTTTVEQFTKAFSDGLNSEGPSLIEVII; encoded by the coding sequence ATGAACTCGGCAGATGCTTTATTGAAGACTTTAATTGCTAATGGGCTCGAGGTTGTCTTTGCTAATCCAGGCACTTCTGAGATGCACTTAGTTGCTGCGATAGATCATCATCCAGAAATAAGACCAGTTTTGTGTCTTTTTGAAGGCGTTGTTTCAGGTGCTGCGGATGGCTATGCAAGGATGTCTGGTAAGGCAGCTGCAAATTTACTACATTTAGGCCCCGGATTAGGAAATGCATTTGCAAATATTCACAATGCAAAAAAAGCCAGAACTCCTATGTTAAATATTGTTGGAGATCATGCTACATATCACCTTAAATATGATGCACCTTTGACCTCCGATCTAGATGGTCTTGCTAAAGCAAGTTCAGATTGGGTAGGTAGAAGTAAGTCTCCAGATGACCTATCAGATCTCGGAGCAAAAGCCTGGCAGGTTGCTCATAAATATCCAGGTCAAATCGCAACTATGCTTGTGCCAGCCGATTCAGCTTGGGGCGAGACTGAGAAATTATGTAAAGAACTTGTTAGCGAAGGCCCTTTAGATATAGATAATTCTCTTCTTACCGATGCATATAATGTTTTGTCTTCAGAAAAAAACACCATGTTGTTTATAGGAGGAGACTGTTTAGATGAGGAATCTGTAACTTTAGCTGGAAAAATTGCTACAAAAACTGGATGTCGTTTAGCTACAGATACTTTCGTTATAAGACATAGGAGAGGAACCGGATTGACTAAGGTAGAGCCAATTCCTTATTTTGCTGAAATGGCTGAGGAACATTTAAGAGGTGTTGAATCTATTGTTTTTATAGGAACTAAGCCACCTGTATCTTTTTTTGCTTACCCAGGAAAGAAAAGCTATCTGTCTCCAGAGAATGCTGAACTCATAGAATTAGCTACGCCTTATCAAGATGGAAAATCTGCACTTTATCAATTAAGTGAAATGTTAAAGACTGATAAGATTGATAAATCATTAATTCCTGACGGAATTATAGATGCACCATCAAATGGTGAGCTGAATGCGTCAAACCTTGGCCCTTTATTTGCGAGCTTACTTCCAGAAGATGCCGTTGTTTGTGACGAAGCAGCCACATCTGGATTTTTTGTTACTCCTCATGCCTGGAATTCAAAACCACTAGATTGGTTGGCTTTAACTGGTGGATCAATAGGGCAAGGACTTCCCTTGGCAACGGGTGCAGCAATAGCTGTTCCTGAGAGGCCTGTCATTTGTCTCCATGGCGATGGAGGAGCAATGTATACAGTTCAGTCTCTATGGACGCAAGCAAGAGAAGGACTAAATATTACAAACATTATTTTTTCAAATAAAGCTTATGCAATTCTTCAGGTTGAGCTAGAAAGAGTAGGTGCATTAGAGACAGGTGATAGGGCAAAATCAATGTTCTCTCTTGATAATCCAGAAATCAATTGGGTTTCCTTATCCAAATCTATGGGTGTACCTGCAAATCGCACGACCACTGTGGAACAATTTACAAAAGCCTTTTCAGACGGCTTAAACTCTGAAGGACCAAGCTTAATAGAAGTTATAATTTAA
- a CDS encoding MBL fold metallo-hydrolase, whose amino-acid sequence MKLFIRVIIASLILGITSLVIIQLPSVQDRLLVVAFSALGSASSNLPKEDALSAAVCGSRSPIPSPGRAETCILISAGEDLFVVDIGDGSNDNLRSWNINFRNIEAVLITHLHSDHIADLPGLHQNAWVVGERSSKLKVFGPEGVDQFTQGIEMAYAHDYVFRNEHHGDAIAPLEYAGFDTNVIDLNNPVIFDNGELKITAFRVVHEPIEPALGFKFEYKGRSIVITGDTSYTQSVIDNSMNADVLFHEAQANHMLAVMEKSLMSRGAHLLATVLDDITTYHTTLVEAAEIANEANVKKLFFYHLTPAPRNYIQEIMFVRGVDQVRKEWTLVEDGTLVILPVGSEEIIMTNM is encoded by the coding sequence ATGAAGCTTTTTATCAGAGTCATCATCGCTTCATTAATTCTTGGAATTACTTCTTTGGTAATCATCCAATTACCCTCGGTACAAGATAGGTTATTGGTAGTGGCCTTCTCAGCTCTTGGCTCAGCATCGAGTAATTTACCTAAAGAAGATGCCTTAAGTGCTGCGGTTTGTGGCTCAAGATCACCAATACCTAGTCCAGGAAGAGCAGAGACATGTATTTTGATTTCTGCTGGAGAGGATCTATTTGTAGTGGATATAGGTGATGGGAGTAACGATAACCTTAGAAGTTGGAATATTAATTTTAGGAATATAGAGGCAGTTTTAATCACGCACTTACATTCAGATCACATTGCTGACCTGCCTGGCCTTCATCAGAATGCGTGGGTTGTAGGTGAACGTAGCTCTAAGTTAAAAGTTTTTGGTCCTGAAGGTGTTGATCAATTCACCCAAGGAATAGAAATGGCTTATGCGCATGATTATGTATTTCGTAATGAGCATCACGGTGATGCAATAGCACCTTTGGAATACGCAGGTTTTGACACTAATGTGATAGATCTCAATAACCCAGTAATATTTGATAATGGTGAATTGAAAATAACAGCATTTAGGGTTGTTCATGAACCAATAGAGCCTGCTTTAGGATTTAAATTTGAATACAAAGGAAGATCTATAGTAATCACGGGAGACACCTCTTACACTCAAAGTGTTATTGACAATTCAATGAATGCTGATGTCTTGTTTCATGAAGCCCAAGCTAATCATATGTTGGCAGTTATGGAAAAGTCGTTAATGAGTCGCGGTGCACACTTATTGGCAACAGTATTGGATGACATAACTACTTATCACACTACGTTAGTAGAAGCAGCGGAGATAGCCAATGAGGCTAATGTTAAAAAATTATTTTTTTACCATTTAACGCCAGCACCAAGAAATTATATTCAAGAAATTATGTTTGTAAGGGGAGTAGATCAGGTACGTAAAGAGTGGACTCTTGTAGAAGACGGAACCCTAGTAATATTACCTGTGGGCTCTGAAGAGATAATCATGACAAATATGTAG
- the thiL gene encoding thiamine-phosphate kinase — protein MDEHLLIQKYFSNIGSAYLAERNVEIAVGDDASVISSNKNTQYINSLDTSIEGVHFLSSMSPEDIAFRSCVIALSDLAACGASPKCYSIAITLPQVEHSWLNSFSIGLQKFSDEYRIPLIGGDTTKGKLSITVQVMGEVDSNKAILRSTAKKNQLICVSGIIGNAFLGLKELSDNLGTHSFSKAYLEPKAHIDLGLKLSDIASACIDISDGLLQDLNLICQSSNVGAEIYLEKIPTSISEKSLELINSGDDYELCFTIEEDKYEELMNVSKILNIPITLIGKTSPSKDLILYDVDNNRVELNSGYSHF, from the coding sequence TTGGACGAGCATTTATTAATTCAAAAATATTTTTCTAACATTGGCTCGGCCTATCTGGCCGAGCGCAATGTAGAAATTGCAGTAGGAGACGATGCTTCAGTAATCTCCTCAAATAAGAATACCCAGTATATTAATTCTTTAGATACTTCAATAGAAGGGGTACATTTTTTAAGCTCTATGTCACCAGAAGATATAGCTTTTAGATCATGTGTGATAGCTTTAAGTGATCTGGCTGCTTGCGGGGCTAGTCCAAAATGCTACTCAATAGCTATTACTTTACCTCAAGTAGAGCATAGCTGGCTAAATAGCTTTTCAATAGGATTACAAAAATTTTCTGATGAATATAGGATTCCTCTTATTGGAGGAGACACAACTAAAGGAAAACTTTCGATTACTGTTCAGGTGATGGGCGAAGTTGATTCCAATAAAGCCATTCTTCGCTCTACTGCCAAAAAAAATCAGTTGATATGCGTCAGTGGAATCATTGGAAATGCTTTTTTAGGTTTAAAAGAACTAAGTGACAATTTAGGTACTCATTCTTTCTCCAAAGCTTATCTAGAACCAAAGGCACATATTGATCTTGGCTTGAAACTATCTGATATTGCTAGTGCATGCATAGATATCTCTGATGGTTTATTGCAAGATTTAAATCTAATTTGCCAATCAAGTAATGTAGGCGCTGAAATTTATCTAGAGAAAATACCGACATCGATTTCAGAAAAATCTCTAGAACTTATCAATTCAGGTGATGACTATGAATTATGTTTTACTATTGAAGAAGATAAGTATGAGGAATTAATGAATGTTTCTAAGATTTTAAATATTCCTATCACATTGATTGGAAAAACAAGTCCTTCAAAAGACCTTATTCTTTATGATGTTGATAATAATAGAGTTGAATTGAATTCTGGTTATAGTCATTTTTAG
- a CDS encoding acyl-CoA dehydrogenase family protein, producing MNLNFSEEELSFQEEVKDFLRKELRPELVAKSRKTSAVFTEKEVAMEWQAILAKKGWLVPSWPEEYGGTNWTQAQKYIFSSECAKAGAPNLIPMGLAMIGPLLLGRGTKEQKDYYIPRIINGDDYWCQGYSEPGAGSDLANLQCKAVRHGDKYIINGTKIWTTHAHLANKIFCLVRTDNSGKNQQGITFLMMDMHQPGVKVEPLLTMAKDHDFNQVVFTDAVAHVKDRIGEENEGWAVAKYLLEFERSGGVGGSKSLSDIEFIKKLVHKISSQHLDESFLEIYLTKITELEIKAKAIQYTSLRILSSLGKGDSPGPESSMMKTLVTDLEQEISELTLEVIGYYGIPFQDTTYGSNEPPIGDEDYRPIAGKYQNLRATTIYGGSNEIQRNIMAKAVLGL from the coding sequence ATGAATCTAAATTTTTCAGAAGAAGAACTATCATTTCAAGAGGAAGTAAAAGATTTCCTCCGTAAGGAGCTTAGACCGGAATTAGTTGCTAAGTCCAGAAAGACATCTGCAGTTTTTACCGAAAAGGAGGTTGCTATGGAATGGCAAGCCATACTCGCTAAAAAAGGATGGCTCGTTCCATCTTGGCCGGAAGAATATGGAGGCACAAATTGGACTCAAGCTCAAAAATATATTTTTTCATCGGAATGTGCTAAAGCTGGAGCTCCCAATTTGATACCAATGGGCTTGGCAATGATTGGACCACTGCTATTAGGACGAGGAACTAAAGAGCAAAAAGACTACTATATACCCAGAATTATTAATGGAGATGATTACTGGTGTCAGGGTTATAGCGAGCCTGGTGCAGGTTCAGATCTTGCTAACTTGCAATGTAAAGCTGTCAGACATGGTGACAAGTACATTATTAACGGAACAAAAATCTGGACTACTCATGCTCACCTTGCCAATAAGATATTTTGTCTGGTTAGGACTGACAATTCAGGTAAGAACCAACAAGGAATTACTTTCTTGATGATGGATATGCATCAGCCTGGAGTGAAAGTTGAACCTCTTTTAACAATGGCTAAGGATCATGATTTCAATCAGGTAGTTTTTACAGATGCTGTAGCTCATGTTAAAGACAGGATAGGAGAAGAAAACGAAGGTTGGGCAGTTGCAAAATATTTATTAGAGTTTGAGAGAAGTGGTGGGGTAGGCGGCTCGAAAAGCTTATCTGACATAGAATTTATCAAAAAGTTAGTCCATAAAATATCTTCCCAACATTTAGATGAAAGTTTTTTGGAAATTTACTTAACTAAAATCACTGAGTTAGAAATTAAAGCTAAAGCTATACAATATACTTCCTTAAGAATACTAAGCTCTTTAGGGAAGGGAGATAGTCCGGGACCAGAGTCTTCTATGATGAAAACATTAGTAACAGACCTTGAACAAGAAATTTCTGAGCTTACTTTAGAGGTTATAGGCTATTACGGAATACCTTTTCAAGATACAACTTATGGCAGCAATGAACCACCTATTGGTGACGAAGATTACAGGCCTATAGCTGGCAAATATCAAAATCTAAGAGCGACTACTATTTACGGAGGGAGTAATGAGATACAGAGAAATATAATGGCTAAGGCGGTATTAGGCCTTTAG
- a CDS encoding thiolase family protein has protein sequence MRNAVIVDSVRTGLAKSFRGGFNNTRADNMTAHIVNALLERNPKVQASMVEDIILGCGSPEGAQGHNIARNVAVLSNLPIETGGVTINRYCSSGLNSIAMAATQIQSGFYDCIIAGGVESISTTQGKGNMHMYVNEKLAEEVPGIYHAMGTTAEAVADRYSVTREAQDEYALSSQQRCAAAQDAGLYDDEIIPMDTKMILKNKETGAEKEVDVTVDRDDCNRPETTLEGLSSLNPVFNPESGSVTAGNSSQLSDGASVTLIMSEEKANELGLKPLAYFRGFTTVGCQPDEMGIGPVFSIPKLLDSAGLTIDDIDLWELNEAFASQVVYIRDQLNLPTEKLNVNGGSIAIGHPFGMTGSRQVGHLARELKRRGGKYGIVTMCVGGGMGATGLFESIPD, from the coding sequence ATGCGTAATGCAGTAATTGTTGATAGTGTTAGAACAGGACTAGCGAAGTCGTTTCGTGGTGGTTTTAACAACACTCGTGCAGATAATATGACAGCTCATATTGTTAATGCACTTTTAGAAAGGAATCCTAAGGTTCAAGCTTCTATGGTTGAAGACATCATTTTAGGTTGTGGTAGTCCAGAAGGAGCACAAGGTCATAATATAGCTAGAAACGTTGCTGTGCTTTCAAACCTTCCTATTGAAACTGGCGGAGTAACTATTAATCGTTATTGTTCTTCAGGTTTAAATTCAATAGCTATGGCGGCTACTCAAATCCAAAGCGGTTTCTATGATTGCATAATAGCTGGTGGAGTAGAGTCTATAAGCACTACTCAAGGCAAGGGTAACATGCATATGTACGTAAATGAAAAACTGGCTGAAGAAGTTCCGGGTATTTACCATGCTATGGGAACAACGGCAGAAGCCGTGGCAGACAGATACAGTGTTACTAGAGAAGCACAAGATGAGTATGCTCTGTCAAGTCAACAAAGATGTGCAGCGGCTCAAGACGCTGGACTATACGATGACGAAATTATTCCTATGGACACTAAAATGATCCTCAAGAATAAAGAGACTGGAGCAGAAAAAGAGGTTGATGTAACTGTTGATAGAGATGATTGCAATAGACCAGAAACAACTCTTGAAGGCCTTTCAAGTTTAAATCCTGTTTTTAATCCTGAGAGTGGATCTGTAACTGCAGGAAATTCTTCTCAATTATCTGATGGAGCTTCAGTAACGTTAATAATGAGCGAAGAAAAAGCTAATGAATTGGGTCTTAAGCCTTTAGCTTATTTCAGAGGATTTACTACAGTAGGATGCCAACCAGATGAGATGGGAATAGGGCCAGTATTTTCTATCCCTAAATTACTCGATTCTGCAGGACTAACAATTGATGATATTGACCTTTGGGAACTCAACGAAGCATTTGCTTCCCAGGTTGTTTACATCAGAGACCAACTAAATCTTCCTACCGAAAAACTTAATGTTAATGGCGGGTCTATCGCTATAGGACATCCATTTGGCATGACAGGCTCTAGGCAGGTGGGACACTTGGCAAGAGAACTGAAACGTAGAGGTGGTAAGTATGGAATTGTCACTATGTGCGTTGGCGGTGGAATGGGAGCTACAGGCTTATTTGAGTCTATCCCTGATTAA
- a CDS encoding phosphatidylglycerophosphatase A: MNLRNPLSWLSLGFGSGLSPIAPGTMGSLVALIVYYFFFYSLAASLINSFIFLIFIMSSFLIGIYIYPKTVEKDDDPGSFVWDEFVGMWVACLPLSYIESSFLWLLISFFLFRLFDIWKPLGIRTFDKGHGAFNVMIDDVIAGVYSAVSMIFLFTFFNYI, from the coding sequence ATGAATCTGAGAAATCCTCTTTCATGGCTATCATTAGGATTCGGTTCAGGGTTATCGCCAATTGCACCAGGGACTATGGGAAGCTTGGTTGCATTGATTGTTTACTATTTTTTCTTCTATAGCTTGGCTGCTTCCTTAATAAATAGCTTCATCTTTCTTATATTCATAATGAGTAGTTTTTTAATAGGTATCTACATATACCCAAAAACTGTTGAAAAAGATGATGACCCCGGTAGTTTCGTATGGGATGAATTTGTAGGTATGTGGGTAGCTTGCTTGCCGCTTTCATATATTGAAAGTTCTTTTCTATGGTTACTGATTTCATTCTTTCTATTTCGTTTATTTGATATTTGGAAACCTCTAGGTATTAGAACCTTTGATAAAGGACATGGAGCTTTTAATGTAATGATCGATGACGTGATTGCAGGTGTTTATTCAGCTGTTTCAATGATTTTTCTATTTACTTTTTTTAATTACATTTAG
- the ribA gene encoding GTP cyclohydrolase II produces MSIEKKAEAKLPTHWGDFSVIAYEDPKLGEEHLLLYLGELQNDSLLRIHSQCLTGDALYSLKCDCGSQLAQAMQSIAKEGNGMIIYMAQEGRGIGLVNKIRAYELQDKGLNTIEANEALGFAADERDYSYCKEILSSVGVSSVKLMTNNPAKIKGLEDVGIEVSERISIEIEPNEYNEDYLKIKAKYMGHMLTDSD; encoded by the coding sequence ATGTCTATCGAAAAAAAGGCTGAAGCCAAACTACCAACTCACTGGGGTGATTTTTCTGTCATTGCTTATGAAGATCCTAAATTAGGAGAAGAGCACTTACTTCTTTATTTAGGAGAGCTTCAAAATGATTCTCTGCTGAGAATTCATTCTCAGTGTTTGACCGGAGATGCTTTATATAGCTTAAAGTGTGATTGTGGCTCTCAACTTGCTCAAGCTATGCAGTCAATCGCAAAAGAAGGAAATGGAATGATAATTTATATGGCACAAGAAGGCAGAGGCATTGGTCTTGTGAATAAAATTAGAGCTTATGAACTACAAGATAAAGGTTTAAATACAATTGAAGCAAATGAAGCCCTAGGATTTGCCGCTGATGAGAGAGATTATTCATATTGCAAAGAGATACTTTCATCCGTTGGAGTTTCTTCTGTAAAACTAATGACAAACAATCCTGCAAAAATAAAGGGATTAGAGGATGTTGGCATTGAGGTGTCAGAGAGAATATCTATTGAAATTGAACCTAATGAATACAATGAAGATTATCTAAAGATTAAAGCAAAATATATGGGCCATA